The following proteins come from a genomic window of Terribacillus aidingensis:
- a CDS encoding DEAD/DEAH box helicase — MTTFSSLGISEPILKALDKMGFEEATPIQAETIPFALEGKDVLGQAQTGTGKTAAFGIPMISKIDRSKRQIQGLVIAPTRELAIQVGEELHRLGQFKGIRTLPVYGGQHMDRQIRSLKEGPHIVVATPGRLLDHIRRKTINISNVHTAVLDEADEMLNMGFIDDIREILSSIPEERQTLLFSATMPKEIRDIGTRLMKDPTEVKVKSKEMTVTNIDQTYIEVQERQKFDTLSNLLDIDEPTLAIIFGRTKKRVDEVTEGLQARGFRAEGIHGDLTQGKRMSVLNKFKNGRVEILVATDVAARGLDISNVTHVYNFDIPQDPESYVHRIGRTGRAGKAGQAVSFITPREISHLHLIEKTTKSKIARKDAPTNDEAAQGQQQIAIDKMMRTIENKDLKAYNEKANELINQFGAETVVAAALKMLTKERRNTPVRITSIAPISVKGNFKDKKKYRGGGSRGGNGDRRGGYGRNSNSRGRNYQGQGKRNGSGGGGYRGKRNNDN, encoded by the coding sequence TTGACAACATTTAGTTCATTAGGTATTTCGGAACCAATTTTAAAAGCATTAGATAAAATGGGATTTGAAGAGGCTACACCGATCCAAGCCGAGACAATTCCATTCGCCCTGGAAGGAAAAGACGTACTAGGTCAAGCGCAGACTGGTACTGGTAAAACTGCTGCCTTCGGTATCCCGATGATCAGCAAAATCGATCGCTCTAAACGCCAAATCCAAGGTTTGGTTATTGCACCGACACGTGAACTTGCTATCCAGGTAGGAGAAGAGCTTCACCGTCTTGGTCAATTCAAAGGAATCCGTACACTTCCAGTATACGGTGGTCAGCATATGGACCGTCAGATCCGTTCACTAAAAGAAGGCCCGCATATCGTCGTTGCGACACCTGGCCGACTGCTTGACCATATCCGCCGCAAAACGATCAATATCAGCAATGTTCACACTGCTGTATTGGATGAAGCAGACGAAATGCTAAACATGGGCTTCATCGACGATATTCGCGAAATTCTTTCCTCTATCCCTGAGGAGCGTCAAACATTGCTATTCAGTGCAACGATGCCGAAAGAAATCCGTGATATCGGTACGAGATTGATGAAAGACCCTACAGAAGTTAAAGTAAAGTCAAAAGAAATGACTGTTACGAACATCGATCAGACTTACATCGAAGTTCAGGAAAGACAGAAATTCGATACACTTTCCAACTTGCTTGATATCGATGAGCCAACATTGGCAATTATATTCGGCAGAACGAAAAAACGTGTTGATGAAGTGACAGAAGGCTTGCAGGCTCGCGGTTTCCGCGCAGAAGGTATTCATGGTGATCTTACACAAGGCAAGCGTATGTCCGTGTTGAACAAATTTAAAAATGGCCGTGTAGAAATTTTGGTAGCGACTGACGTTGCTGCACGTGGTCTTGATATCTCTAACGTAACGCATGTATATAACTTCGATATCCCACAGGATCCGGAAAGCTATGTACACCGCATCGGTCGTACAGGACGTGCTGGTAAAGCTGGACAAGCTGTCTCCTTTATCACGCCAAGAGAGATTTCTCACCTGCACTTGATTGAAAAAACAACGAAGAGCAAAATCGCACGCAAAGATGCTCCGACTAACGACGAAGCTGCACAAGGACAGCAGCAGATCGCTATCGATAAAATGATGCGTACGATCGAAAACAAAGATCTAAAAGCATACAACGAAAAAGCAAACGAGCTGATCAACCAGTTCGGTGCTGAAACAGTTGTTGCAGCTGCTTTGAAAATGCTGACAAAAGAGCGTCGTAATACACCGGTTCGTATTACTTCCATTGCTCCAATCAGCGTAAAAGGCAACTTCAAGGACAAAAAGAAATACCGTGGCGGCGGTTCCCGTGGCGGTAATGGCGACCGACGTGGCGGCTATGGCCGTAACAGCAATTCGCGTGGCCGTAACTACCAAGGACAAGGCAAACGCAATGGCAGCGGAGGCGGCGGCTACCGCGGCAAACGCAACAACGATAACTAA
- a CDS encoding PH domain-containing protein, with product MKSQPRNKIAVNAKKVWRINASLYMLLPVIVAGVLTYFWNTWSIPDPIIYIAWAIIAASLIFFIWLLPALRWRRWRYEVFEQEIYIQSGIFIVTQTIVPMIRVQHVDTEQGPVLKKFSLATVSVSTAATTHNIPALALEEALELRDRIGILARVEEEDV from the coding sequence ATGAAGTCACAGCCACGTAACAAAATTGCAGTCAATGCAAAGAAGGTTTGGCGCATCAATGCCAGCCTTTATATGCTGCTTCCAGTCATTGTAGCAGGGGTTCTTACGTACTTCTGGAATACCTGGTCCATTCCGGATCCTATCATTTATATTGCTTGGGCTATTATCGCCGCTAGCTTGATCTTCTTTATCTGGCTGCTTCCAGCGCTGCGATGGAGAAGGTGGCGTTATGAAGTGTTTGAGCAGGAAATATACATACAAAGCGGCATCTTCATTGTTACGCAAACGATTGTGCCGATGATCCGGGTGCAGCATGTCGATACCGAGCAAGGACCGGTGCTGAAGAAATTCAGTTTGGCCACGGTATCTGTCTCAACAGCTGCAACGACACATAATATACCAGCATTGGCTTTGGAGGAAGCTTTGGAGCTGCGTGATCGTATCGGGATACTTGCTCGTGTGGAGGAAGAAGATGTCTGA
- a CDS encoding PH domain-containing protein yields the protein MSEPKRMHPISIVLRMLKLIKDAIVPLAIAFIALLRDMTKLFWWSPFALIGVILLLSGLFGFLYWYRFTYRMEDDELRIESGVFIRKKRYISRHRIHSVNTSANILHRLFGLVKLEVQTAGGGKEAEGMIPALSQLDAAAIQQFVKRKENIVLQENTEDAPMREERTSYRLSFRRLLVAAATSGGTGVIFGFLFAITQQADEIVNINIYSFAYDWLSQQSLLLSIIFVIGSLALTWMVAMVGTILKYCFFDITKQGNELSIRRGLLEKREMTIPLHRIQALKIEENIFRQPFGLLAVSAEIAGGASDADKNSFSTVLFPLLKKTELANFLNELLPEFVVEPSFRKPPKRALLRYLFLPLLITVLATGVLVYFFGGYGLLALLLVVLTIIFGILSYRDAGVSWETDMLTMRYRELTRVTVHVNRKKVQAFYGSQHYFQSKKQLGTLKIAVASGGTMGSRFKVKHLEEKDTKNASDWYSFRS from the coding sequence ATGTCTGAACCGAAAAGGATGCATCCAATCAGTATCGTCCTCCGGATGCTGAAGCTCATCAAAGACGCCATTGTTCCACTTGCTATTGCATTTATCGCATTACTGAGGGATATGACTAAGTTGTTTTGGTGGAGTCCTTTCGCACTTATTGGGGTTATCTTACTGCTAAGCGGTCTGTTTGGATTTTTATATTGGTACCGATTCACATATCGGATGGAAGATGATGAACTCCGAATTGAATCTGGGGTTTTTATAAGGAAAAAGCGTTATATATCCCGACATCGTATCCATTCCGTGAATACAAGTGCAAATATCCTTCACAGACTTTTTGGTCTGGTTAAGCTGGAGGTACAGACAGCAGGTGGCGGAAAAGAGGCGGAAGGGATGATTCCGGCCCTTTCCCAGTTGGACGCTGCGGCGATACAGCAGTTTGTAAAAAGGAAAGAGAATATCGTTCTACAGGAGAATACGGAGGATGCACCGATGCGAGAGGAGCGGACCAGCTATCGGCTCAGTTTCCGCCGCTTGCTAGTCGCTGCTGCTACCTCGGGCGGCACGGGTGTCATTTTCGGGTTCCTTTTTGCAATTACACAGCAAGCAGATGAGATAGTTAATATAAATATCTATTCTTTTGCTTATGATTGGCTATCGCAGCAGAGCTTGCTTCTATCAATCATCTTTGTCATCGGCAGCTTGGCGTTGACATGGATGGTGGCCATGGTTGGAACGATATTAAAATATTGCTTCTTTGACATAACCAAGCAAGGGAATGAGCTTTCCATACGAAGAGGTCTGCTTGAAAAAAGGGAAATGACCATACCGTTGCATCGAATTCAAGCACTGAAAATAGAAGAAAATATCTTTCGCCAGCCATTCGGATTACTTGCGGTGAGCGCAGAAATTGCAGGTGGAGCAAGTGATGCTGACAAAAATAGTTTTTCCACTGTCCTTTTCCCGCTGCTGAAAAAAACTGAGCTCGCTAATTTTCTTAATGAGCTGTTACCTGAATTTGTAGTGGAGCCGAGCTTTAGGAAGCCGCCGAAGCGTGCATTGCTTCGGTATCTATTTCTCCCATTGCTCATTACTGTTTTAGCAACCGGAGTGCTAGTCTACTTCTTTGGCGGGTACGGGCTGCTGGCTCTTCTGCTCGTCGTACTTACCATTATCTTCGGTATCCTAAGCTATCGGGACGCTGGTGTATCCTGGGAGACAGATATGCTTACGATGCGGTACAGGGAGCTGACACGAGTCACTGTCCATGTGAATCGTAAAAAGGTACAGGCTTTCTATGGATCCCAGCATTACTTTCAATCAAAAAAACAGCTTGGTACATTGAAGATTGCTGTTGCATCAGGAGGGACAATGGGAAGCAGATTCAAGGTGAAGCATCTGGAAGAAAAGGATACAAAGAATGCATCTGACTGGTATTCCTTCCGCAGTTAA
- a CDS encoding rhomboid family intramembrane serine protease: MFRRNESFKEYLYAYPVISLIVAVNLLLWIITGLLPTEFGSSLYQFGAGVNLFISGGEYWRLVTPIFLHAPGSISHVLFNCFSLVIFGPALEQMLGKLKFILFYLLTGIVGNAVTYVLDPYSFVSHIGASGAIYGLFGIYLFMVYFRKHLIDPGNAQLIVIIFLVGIVMSLFSANINLTAHLAGAVAGFVLAPLFLIKAKPFSIYRNKRPRQRDDDAGFDADRWKKRPYGKRTNKKVIMWIVIAALVLIGIYDYMN; this comes from the coding sequence TTGTTCCGCAGAAATGAAAGCTTTAAAGAATATTTATATGCTTATCCTGTCATCAGCTTGATCGTAGCAGTTAATCTGCTGCTTTGGATTATAACAGGCCTGTTGCCAACTGAATTCGGAAGCAGCCTCTATCAATTTGGAGCAGGTGTGAATCTCTTCATCTCTGGCGGAGAATACTGGAGGCTCGTAACACCTATCTTCCTGCACGCACCCGGAAGCATCTCGCATGTGCTTTTCAACTGTTTCTCCCTGGTTATATTCGGACCAGCTCTCGAGCAAATGCTAGGGAAACTGAAGTTCATCCTGTTTTACTTGCTGACCGGAATTGTTGGAAATGCTGTGACTTATGTACTTGATCCTTACAGCTTTGTCAGTCATATAGGAGCATCCGGTGCAATCTATGGATTGTTTGGAATTTACCTGTTTATGGTTTATTTCCGCAAGCATTTGATAGATCCCGGAAATGCGCAATTGATCGTCATCATCTTCCTTGTCGGTATCGTAATGTCATTGTTTTCCGCAAATATAAACCTCACAGCACATCTAGCTGGAGCTGTGGCAGGATTTGTACTAGCTCCACTCTTTCTTATAAAAGCAAAGCCTTTCTCCATTTATCGAAACAAACGACCTCGCCAGCGTGATGACGATGCAGGCTTTGATGCTGACCGCTGGAAAAAACGTCCGTATGGGAAACGAACCAATAAGAAGGTTATCATGTGGATTGTTATCGCAGCTTTAGTGCTTATCGGTATCTACGATTATATGAATTGA
- the acpS gene encoding holo-ACP synthase, translating into MIKGIGLDITELARIEKAIVQSERILTRILTKSEQTHYHSLSSDKRKVEFAAGRFAAKEAYAKARGTGLGKLGLHDIEIMPNGAGAPVLKASDQAEGEQVFLSITHSDAYAAAQVIITQDK; encoded by the coding sequence ATGATTAAGGGTATCGGATTAGATATTACAGAATTGGCACGTATCGAAAAAGCGATTGTGCAAAGCGAGAGGATCCTGACTAGGATTCTGACAAAATCAGAACAAACACATTATCATTCACTATCTTCAGATAAACGGAAAGTGGAATTTGCTGCTGGACGTTTTGCTGCAAAGGAAGCCTACGCAAAAGCAAGAGGCACCGGTTTAGGCAAATTGGGTCTTCATGATATTGAAATAATGCCGAATGGAGCAGGAGCGCCAGTCCTCAAAGCCAGCGACCAGGCAGAGGGGGAGCAGGTTTTCCTGTCGATTACCCATTCGGATGCATATGCTGCTGCGCAAGTGATCATTACGCAGGATAAATAG
- a CDS encoding NAD(P)H-hydrate dehydratase, whose amino-acid sequence MYIVTAKEMYEVDRYAMEEIGISGSILMESAGRAIAERMKPLIGTTDRILVLCGSGNNGGDGYVVARTLLNEGYDVAAVQVGRNLTADAAMHQQVYDRLGGEVMDVEADAFQPALAKADIIVDAMLGLGVRGKLRSPYTETVQAVNDSDARVYAIDLPSGVPADDASEFEEAIEADYTFIIEAPKPSAFIQKTAPYYGKWDTVSIGLPAAYLGRQAGARTWTEKDVKRSFPIRQPFSHKGTNGKGFLIGGGIEMPGSVTMSSMASLRAGAGLLTVGTLRQVIPSVLSHLAEATFTSLNEENGVIVDTEDLDVSPYDAIVVGMGMGRSEATAALTKRVLEEAEVPVLLDADGLYHIKSDLEILRNRQAPTVLTPHPGEMAMLLDMKVPELLERPFELARKFAIMHQVHLVLKGAYTIITAPDGSQVVNTTGNPGLSKGGSGDVLSGILLTMLMQHEDPMEAVANGVYIHGKAADVLVEDSHSQQDLLATDLMKGLAKVFRTISD is encoded by the coding sequence GTGTATATTGTCACCGCAAAGGAAATGTACGAAGTGGATCGTTATGCAATGGAGGAAATAGGGATCAGCGGCAGCATCTTAATGGAATCTGCTGGCCGTGCCATTGCGGAAAGGATGAAACCGCTGATCGGAACCACGGACAGAATATTAGTCCTATGTGGCTCCGGCAATAATGGCGGCGATGGATATGTAGTAGCCAGGACGCTGCTGAATGAAGGGTATGATGTGGCTGCTGTCCAAGTAGGGCGCAACCTGACAGCCGATGCAGCGATGCATCAGCAGGTTTACGACCGGCTTGGCGGTGAAGTGATGGATGTGGAAGCAGATGCTTTCCAGCCCGCATTGGCTAAAGCGGATATCATTGTGGATGCGATGCTGGGCTTGGGTGTTCGCGGCAAACTGCGAAGCCCCTATACGGAAACCGTACAGGCTGTCAATGACAGTGATGCACGTGTTTATGCCATTGATTTGCCTTCCGGTGTACCGGCGGATGATGCCTCGGAATTTGAAGAAGCGATCGAAGCCGATTATACCTTCATCATCGAAGCGCCGAAACCTAGCGCCTTCATCCAGAAAACAGCACCTTACTACGGAAAATGGGATACAGTATCCATCGGCCTGCCGGCTGCCTATCTAGGCAGACAAGCCGGTGCCAGAACATGGACTGAAAAGGACGTGAAGCGGTCATTTCCGATCCGGCAGCCTTTTTCTCATAAAGGGACAAATGGCAAAGGATTCCTCATCGGGGGAGGAATTGAAATGCCAGGATCAGTTACGATGTCCAGCATGGCTTCTCTTAGGGCAGGAGCAGGTCTTCTGACTGTCGGAACCTTGCGCCAGGTCATTCCATCTGTATTATCCCACTTGGCAGAAGCGACATTCACTTCTTTGAATGAGGAGAATGGCGTGATAGTCGATACGGAAGACTTGGATGTAAGTCCTTATGATGCAATTGTCGTCGGCATGGGAATGGGACGGAGCGAAGCAACAGCTGCCTTGACGAAACGGGTGCTTGAAGAAGCGGAAGTTCCTGTCCTTTTAGATGCTGATGGTCTTTATCATATCAAATCCGACCTGGAGATCCTTCGGAATAGACAAGCTCCGACAGTTTTGACGCCGCATCCTGGAGAAATGGCCATGCTACTGGATATGAAAGTGCCGGAACTGCTGGAACGACCATTCGAGCTGGCTCGGAAATTTGCGATAATGCACCAGGTACATCTCGTGCTGAAAGGGGCATACACCATCATCACCGCCCCAGATGGCAGTCAGGTTGTCAATACGACTGGCAACCCTGGTCTAAGTAAGGGTGGAAGCGGAGATGTACTTTCCGGTATCCTCCTTACAATGCTCATGCAGCACGAGGATCCGATGGAGGCAGTTGCAAACGGAGTTTACATCCACGGAAAAGCAGCCGATGTATTGGTCGAAGATTCGCATTCCCAGCAGGACTTATTGGCAACTGATCTTATGAAGGGGCTGGCCAAGGTTTTTCGTACCATTTCCGATTGA
- a CDS encoding outer membrane lipoprotein carrier protein LolA — translation MKKFAGLIVFAAFLFLLAGCSEASQEDVVKKLEETSAELQGYKAEATMKLNTGEEQQAYGIDVWYQKDDHYRVLLKNDTDEQGSQVILRNKDGVFVLTPALKKSFKFQSEWPYNSSQPYLFQSLVQDVLKDNTATFESTEEYYVFQTKTTYQNNTTLPYQEIYFNKKTYTPELVKVLDKDKKPMVEVAFSAFKLDPKFGEKDFELENNMTGSLSGVPASAVPSEQQGLTVLYPTETAGAALAEEKEVNADGKERVILTYEGEKSFTLIQEQADVSETAAAAAIPASGEPISLGFTVGAITSSSLTWTNNGVDYMLASEELTREEIQEVAASINGQAMK, via the coding sequence ATGAAAAAATTTGCTGGTTTGATTGTCTTTGCTGCCTTTTTATTCTTATTAGCCGGCTGCAGTGAAGCCTCTCAGGAAGATGTAGTAAAGAAGCTGGAAGAGACATCAGCTGAGCTGCAAGGCTACAAGGCCGAAGCCACTATGAAGCTGAACACAGGAGAAGAACAGCAAGCCTATGGTATTGACGTGTGGTATCAGAAAGATGACCATTACCGGGTCTTGTTGAAAAATGATACAGATGAGCAGGGCAGTCAGGTGATTCTGCGCAATAAAGATGGCGTATTCGTTCTCACACCTGCTTTGAAGAAAAGCTTCAAATTCCAGAGTGAGTGGCCTTATAACAGCAGTCAGCCGTATTTGTTCCAATCGCTCGTGCAGGATGTTCTGAAAGACAATACTGCAACCTTCGAATCTACAGAAGAGTATTATGTGTTCCAGACGAAAACGACATATCAGAACAATACAACGCTGCCTTACCAGGAAATCTATTTCAACAAAAAAACATATACACCTGAGCTGGTAAAAGTATTGGATAAAGATAAAAAGCCAATGGTCGAAGTAGCCTTCTCCGCATTCAAACTTGATCCGAAGTTCGGTGAAAAGGACTTTGAACTAGAGAACAATATGACTGGATCTCTATCCGGGGTACCAGCTTCTGCAGTACCGAGTGAACAGCAAGGATTGACTGTGTTATATCCGACAGAGACAGCGGGGGCTGCACTTGCTGAGGAGAAGGAAGTCAATGCTGACGGGAAGGAACGGGTAATCCTGACATATGAAGGCGAGAAGAGTTTTACATTGATTCAGGAACAAGCGGATGTATCCGAGACTGCTGCAGCCGCAGCGATACCGGCTAGCGGCGAACCAATCAGCCTCGGTTTCACCGTAGGAGCCATTACCTCCTCCAGTCTGACATGGACAAACAACGGCGTCGATTATATGCTTGCCAGTGAGGAATTGACTCGGGAAGAAATCCAGGAAGTAGCGGCATCCATCAATGGGCAGGCTATGAAATAA
- the alr gene encoding alanine racemase: MKVDHFYRDSWVEINLDHVEYNIKQLAAHIGEDKGIYAVVKANAYGHGYAQVAKAALNAGASALAVAFLDEAIHLRKAGIQAAILVLGATRAEDAAIAAEHDISLTFYRKDWLEAVRAQQFRKPLQLHMKLDTGMGRLGFRTAEEIHSVLPMLDAPSLILEGVYTHFATADESDLAYFEGQRSKFDELFKSLREEWHHPVIVHTDNSAASMRFAADESDFVRFGIGMYGLYPSKTVKEEHPIALRQAFSLHSKLVHVKQLEAHEAVSYGATYETDKPEWIGTLPIGYADGWIRKMQGFEVLVDGKRMPIVGRVCMDQCMVKLDKAYPTGTEVVLIGSQLDAFISMDEVADWVDTINYEIPCLIGARMPRVYKRSGQIVEIANALSPGESL; this comes from the coding sequence ATGAAGGTCGACCATTTTTATCGGGATTCTTGGGTGGAAATAAATCTCGATCATGTTGAATATAATATAAAGCAACTGGCAGCACATATCGGAGAAGACAAAGGGATTTATGCGGTTGTCAAAGCGAATGCATATGGACATGGATATGCCCAAGTCGCGAAGGCTGCGCTGAACGCAGGGGCATCAGCACTGGCGGTCGCTTTTCTGGATGAGGCGATTCATTTGCGAAAAGCCGGCATACAGGCAGCGATCCTTGTGCTCGGAGCAACTCGTGCTGAGGATGCGGCAATTGCCGCAGAGCATGATATTTCGCTTACCTTTTACCGTAAGGATTGGCTGGAGGCAGTGCGTGCCCAACAATTCCGCAAGCCTCTTCAGCTGCATATGAAGCTGGATACGGGAATGGGGAGATTAGGCTTCCGGACAGCGGAAGAAATTCACTCTGTATTGCCAATGCTTGATGCGCCGTCTTTAATCCTGGAAGGTGTCTATACACATTTTGCAACAGCTGATGAGTCTGATTTGGCATATTTTGAAGGACAGCGAAGCAAATTTGACGAGTTATTCAAGTCTCTGCGGGAGGAATGGCACCACCCAGTCATCGTCCACACAGACAATAGTGCAGCCAGCATGCGTTTTGCTGCGGATGAGTCGGATTTTGTCCGTTTCGGCATCGGCATGTATGGACTTTATCCGTCAAAGACCGTCAAAGAAGAGCATCCGATAGCACTCCGTCAAGCGTTTTCCCTGCACAGTAAACTAGTGCATGTCAAACAGCTTGAGGCGCATGAAGCGGTGAGTTATGGCGCAACCTATGAAACAGATAAACCGGAATGGATCGGGACACTGCCTATCGGATATGCAGATGGATGGATCCGCAAAATGCAAGGGTTCGAGGTACTTGTAGATGGCAAGAGAATGCCGATTGTAGGCAGGGTCTGCATGGATCAATGCATGGTGAAGCTCGATAAAGCCTATCCAACCGGTACGGAAGTTGTTCTCATCGGTTCGCAGCTGGATGCTTTTATCAGCATGGATGAAGTGGCAGACTGGGTAGACACTATCAATTATGAGATTCCTTGCCTTATTGGCGCTCGAATGCCGCGCGTCTATAAACGCTCTGGTCAGATTGTCGAAATCGCCAATGCACTTTCTCCTGGCGAAAGCTTATAA
- a CDS encoding type II toxin-antitoxin system PemK/MazF family toxin produces the protein MIVKRGEVYFADLSPVVGSEQGGVRPVLVLQNDIGNRFSPTVIIAAITAQIQKAKLPTHVEIDAKKYGFERDSVILLEQIRTIDKQRLTDKITQLDPPMMENINRALEISLGLTEF, from the coding sequence TTGATCGTTAAAAGAGGCGAAGTCTATTTCGCCGACCTGTCCCCGGTAGTGGGATCAGAACAGGGGGGCGTGCGCCCGGTATTGGTCCTGCAGAATGATATCGGAAACCGATTCAGTCCGACCGTCATCATAGCAGCGATAACGGCACAAATCCAAAAAGCCAAGCTGCCGACCCACGTGGAGATCGATGCCAAGAAGTATGGATTTGAACGGGATTCCGTCATTCTTCTGGAACAGATCCGAACAATCGACAAGCAGCGGCTGACTGATAAAATCACACAGCTGGACCCTCCAATGATGGAGAATATAAATCGAGCACTTGAAATAAGTCTAGGGCTTACAGAGTTCTAG
- a CDS encoding RsbT co-antagonist protein RsbRA: protein MAKNLKEILVGNSNDLVNMWLEEVAEKQKEVANSAISQDLFENTNREFVNIIFGSVEKESLTSDLDSFTERVINLGWPLSYLTDGLQLFKRVAIEFLIEHEELDVPVPKVLRHVDELVNPVINQLVNEYSGSWENTVSLQRVALQELSAPLIPVMDNITVMPLIGTIDTERAKFIMENLLDGVIKHHAEVVLIDITGVPVVDTMVAHHIIQAAEAVRLIGSTCILVGIRPEIAQTIVNLGIDLSKFPTKSSLRKGFTTALEMTNQMIVQTNSEEQTIEELIDSLDRSEQS from the coding sequence ATGGCAAAAAATCTGAAGGAGATTCTGGTTGGAAATAGTAATGATCTGGTTAATATGTGGCTTGAGGAAGTCGCAGAGAAGCAGAAGGAAGTAGCAAATTCCGCTATTTCACAGGATCTTTTCGAAAACACCAATCGGGAATTCGTCAATATCATTTTCGGCAGTGTCGAAAAGGAGAGTTTGACTTCTGATCTGGACAGTTTTACAGAACGCGTAATTAACTTAGGTTGGCCGCTCAGCTATCTAACAGATGGTCTGCAGCTTTTTAAGCGTGTCGCAATTGAGTTTCTCATTGAACATGAAGAATTGGATGTACCTGTACCAAAAGTTCTGCGTCATGTGGACGAGCTTGTCAATCCAGTGATCAACCAGCTTGTGAATGAGTATTCCGGCAGCTGGGAAAATACAGTTTCACTCCAGCGTGTCGCATTGCAAGAGCTTTCTGCACCGTTGATTCCGGTTATGGACAATATTACGGTCATGCCTCTTATCGGTACCATTGATACCGAGCGTGCTAAATTCATAATGGAGAACTTACTCGATGGAGTAATCAAACACCATGCCGAGGTTGTGCTGATCGATATCACCGGGGTGCCAGTTGTGGACACGATGGTTGCGCATCACATCATCCAGGCGGCAGAAGCAGTGAGACTGATCGGTTCTACTTGTATCCTTGTTGGCATTAGACCCGAGATAGCTCAGACGATAGTGAATCTTGGGATAGATCTTAGTAAGTTCCCGACGAAAAGCTCTCTGCGTAAAGGATTTACAACGGCTCTTGAAATGACGAATCAAATGATCGTACAAACAAACAGCGAAGAACAGACTATAGAAGAGCTGATCGATTCGCTTGATAGGAGTGAACAATCGTGA
- a CDS encoding STAS domain-containing protein, which produces MRIPILKLHNYLLISIQIDLDDQTAIQFQEDLLNKIHQSGATGVVIDLTSVDIIDSFIAKVLGDVVTMSDLMGAKVVLTGIQPAVAVTLIDLGIHLNEVTTALDLEQGLIKLRQELEE; this is translated from the coding sequence GTGAGAATTCCAATATTGAAGCTGCATAATTACTTGCTGATCAGCATCCAGATTGATCTTGATGATCAGACTGCCATTCAGTTCCAGGAAGACCTGCTCAACAAAATTCATCAAAGCGGAGCAACAGGGGTAGTTATCGACCTGACGTCTGTTGACATTATCGATTCCTTCATCGCCAAGGTACTAGGTGATGTGGTGACGATGTCAGACTTGATGGGCGCAAAAGTCGTGCTGACCGGCATTCAGCCAGCCGTAGCAGTAACACTAATTGATTTGGGCATTCATTTGAATGAGGTAACTACGGCATTAGATCTAGAACAAGGATTGATTAAATTGCGCCAGGAACTGGAGGAGTGA
- a CDS encoding anti-sigma regulatory factor — MDFRTCVNIQKEWDIVGARQFGRDFSKKLGFGIVDQARIATAISELARNIYLYAGSGKICFDEVENVGSRGICIVAIDTGPGIKDISQVMEDGFSTSGGLGAGLPGVKRLMDEFDITSKTGEGTEIRVVKWVR; from the coding sequence ATGGACTTCAGAACCTGTGTAAATATACAGAAAGAATGGGACATTGTCGGTGCCAGACAATTCGGCCGCGACTTTTCGAAGAAGCTTGGCTTCGGGATTGTTGACCAGGCCCGTATAGCAACTGCTATATCAGAGCTTGCACGCAATATCTACCTGTATGCAGGAAGCGGTAAGATCTGTTTCGATGAGGTGGAGAACGTCGGTTCGCGCGGAATTTGCATTGTTGCCATTGATACAGGTCCCGGTATAAAAGATATCAGTCAGGTAATGGAAGATGGTTTCTCCACATCTGGAGGTCTTGGCGCAGGTCTTCCTGGTGTAAAACGCTTGATGGATGAATTCGATATTACTTCAAAGACAGGCGAAGGAACGGAAATCCGCGTCGTTAAATGGGTTCGTTAG